A genomic region of Pseudomonas migulae contains the following coding sequences:
- a CDS encoding NADH:flavin oxidoreductase codes for MSSDPLLQPYKIKNLTLRNRIMTTSHEPAYPVDGMPKDLYRAYHVERAKAGVALTMTAGSAAVSRDSPPVFNNVLAYKDEVVGWLKDLTDECHEHGAAVMIQLTHLGRRTRWDKADWLPVVSPSHRREASHRSFPKKMEEWDIERIIKDYVDAAERMKAAGLDGLELQAYGHLMDQFWSPLTNDLDGPYGGSLENRMRFTFDVLRGIRQRVGEDFLLGVRYTGDEELPGGFTASEGMQVSHMLKDSGLVDFLNVVRGHIDTDAGLTDVIPIQGMRNSPHLDFAGEIRSSTGFPTFHAAKIPDVATARYAIASGKVDMVGMTRAHMTDPHIVRKIIEKREEDIRPCVGANYCLDRIYQGGAAYCIHNAATGRETTMPHDIPKAAVKRKVLVVGTGPAGLEAARVAGERGHDVTVLEAADQPGGQIRLTALSERRREMISIIDWRMAQCERLGVKFHFNTWAEADTVQAFEPDVVIVATGGLPDTEVLREGNELVVSTWDIISGDIKPGRNVLIFDDAGDHAALQAAEVIAQSGARVEIVTPDRSFAPEVMAMNLVPYMRSLQDLDVTFTVTYRVDTVEKRDGGLVATFGSDYGKVHKQRVVDQVVVNHGTLPLDDLYFELRPLSTNGGAVEQHDLIAGTAQNIVTHPEGRFQLFRIGDAVSARNTHAAIYDALRLMKDI; via the coding sequence ATGTCCAGCGATCCCTTGCTGCAACCCTATAAAATCAAGAATCTGACCCTCAGAAACCGGATCATGACCACCTCCCATGAACCGGCCTACCCTGTGGACGGCATGCCCAAGGATCTCTATCGCGCCTACCACGTGGAGCGCGCCAAGGCCGGTGTCGCCCTGACCATGACTGCCGGTTCCGCTGCCGTATCCCGAGACAGCCCGCCGGTGTTCAACAATGTGCTCGCCTACAAGGACGAAGTCGTCGGATGGTTGAAGGATCTGACCGATGAATGCCACGAACATGGCGCGGCTGTGATGATCCAGTTGACTCACCTGGGCCGTCGCACCCGCTGGGACAAGGCCGACTGGTTACCGGTGGTGTCGCCGTCACACCGTCGCGAGGCTTCACACCGCTCCTTCCCGAAGAAAATGGAGGAATGGGACATCGAGCGGATCATCAAGGACTATGTGGACGCTGCGGAACGCATGAAGGCCGCAGGTCTCGATGGCCTGGAGCTTCAGGCATACGGGCATTTGATGGACCAGTTCTGGTCACCGTTGACCAATGACCTCGACGGCCCTTACGGCGGGTCGCTGGAAAACCGCATGCGCTTTACCTTCGACGTCTTGCGTGGCATCCGCCAGCGAGTAGGCGAAGATTTTCTGCTGGGCGTTCGCTACACCGGTGATGAAGAATTGCCCGGTGGCTTTACTGCCAGCGAGGGCATGCAGGTTTCTCACATGCTCAAGGACAGCGGACTGGTCGACTTCCTGAACGTCGTGCGTGGTCACATCGATACGGACGCAGGGCTGACCGATGTCATCCCGATTCAGGGTATGCGCAACTCGCCCCATCTCGACTTCGCTGGTGAGATCCGCTCGTCGACAGGCTTTCCGACCTTCCACGCGGCGAAGATTCCCGATGTCGCCACCGCGCGCTACGCGATTGCCTCGGGCAAAGTGGACATGGTGGGCATGACCCGCGCGCACATGACCGATCCGCACATCGTGCGCAAAATCATCGAGAAGCGCGAAGAAGACATTCGCCCGTGCGTGGGCGCCAACTACTGTCTGGATCGCATCTACCAGGGCGGCGCGGCCTACTGCATCCACAACGCAGCGACGGGGCGGGAAACCACCATGCCTCACGACATTCCCAAAGCCGCGGTCAAGCGCAAGGTGCTGGTGGTCGGTACCGGCCCTGCCGGGCTGGAAGCGGCGCGGGTAGCCGGTGAGCGCGGCCATGATGTGACAGTGCTTGAGGCGGCTGACCAACCTGGCGGGCAGATTCGTCTGACTGCATTGAGCGAGCGTCGTCGCGAGATGATCAGCATCATTGATTGGCGCATGGCGCAATGCGAGCGGCTGGGGGTGAAGTTTCACTTCAACACCTGGGCCGAAGCCGACACCGTGCAAGCCTTCGAGCCTGACGTGGTCATCGTTGCGACCGGCGGCCTGCCTGATACCGAGGTGCTCCGCGAAGGCAACGAACTCGTGGTTTCAACCTGGGACATCATTTCCGGCGACATCAAGCCCGGCCGCAACGTACTGATCTTCGACGATGCGGGGGATCATGCTGCTCTGCAAGCTGCCGAGGTCATCGCGCAAAGCGGTGCGAGAGTCGAAATCGTCACCCCTGACCGCTCGTTTGCACCTGAAGTCATGGCCATGAACCTGGTGCCCTACATGCGCAGCCTTCAGGACCTGGACGTCACCTTCACCGTCACCTATCGGGTCGATACAGTGGAAAAACGTGATGGCGGGCTCGTTGCAACCTTTGGCAGCGATTACGGCAAGGTTCACAAGCAGCGAGTGGTCGATCAGGTGGTCGTCAACCACGGCACCCTTCCTCTGGACGACTTGTACTTCGAGCTGCGTCCTCTCTCCACCAATGGCGGTGCGGTAGAGCAGCACGACCTGATCGCCGGCACGGCACAGAACATCGTCACCCATCCCGAAGGACGCTTCCAGCTGTTCCGGATCGGCGACGCCGTGTCTGCTCGCAACACCCACGCGGCCATCTACGACGCTTTGCGCCTGATGAAAGACATCTGA
- a CDS encoding pyrroline-5-carboxylate reductase family protein, with the protein MANRTLGVIGGTGWLGRAIAEALLESGFIEPGHLLISNRSGVSTFEPGVKLLADNQQLVDLSDIVVLSIRPEQFRELQINARGKPVISLMAGVPAAAISAATGADVIVRAMPNAAVEIRQSFTPWYCVGNLVERDRQWVQRLFECVGSADEVPDEDCIDYLSALSGTGPAFPAMLQLALTNQAVAAGIPLAIAQRAAQGVVVGGGQMLANRDPRQMIESLMAYRGVTAAALQSMADQNIESIVGRAIKAGAEVARRGM; encoded by the coding sequence ATGGCGAATAGAACGCTGGGCGTCATTGGTGGCACCGGCTGGTTGGGGCGTGCAATTGCCGAGGCGCTCCTTGAAAGCGGTTTCATCGAGCCCGGCCATTTGTTGATCTCGAACCGCTCCGGCGTCAGTACCTTCGAGCCAGGTGTGAAGTTGCTCGCCGACAACCAGCAGTTGGTGGACCTCAGCGATATTGTCGTGCTGTCCATCCGGCCGGAGCAGTTTCGTGAACTGCAGATCAATGCTCGCGGCAAGCCAGTGATTTCTTTGATGGCCGGCGTTCCGGCGGCAGCCATCAGCGCGGCCACCGGTGCGGATGTAATAGTGCGGGCCATGCCGAATGCGGCCGTGGAAATCAGGCAGTCGTTCACACCTTGGTACTGTGTCGGAAACCTTGTTGAACGTGACCGCCAGTGGGTGCAGCGACTGTTCGAGTGCGTAGGTTCGGCGGATGAAGTGCCTGATGAAGACTGCATTGATTATCTCAGCGCGTTATCCGGGACTGGCCCGGCCTTTCCGGCAATGCTGCAATTGGCACTGACTAATCAGGCGGTGGCTGCCGGAATTCCTCTTGCTATCGCACAACGCGCTGCACAAGGCGTCGTGGTGGGGGGCGGCCAGATGCTTGCCAACCGCGATCCGCGGCAAATGATTGAATCGTTGATGGCTTACCGTGGCGTGACGGCGGCAGCGCTGCAGTCGATGGCCGATCAGAACATCGAGTCCATTGTCGGGCGGGCAATAAAGGCAGGCGCTGAGGTTGCGCGGCGGGGAATGTAG
- a CDS encoding TetR/AcrR family transcriptional regulator, with translation MSQTGRAKTKAQDAGWRGSVDGWLDAAYDALKESGVDAVRVMPLAKRLNLSRTSFYWFYEDREQLLAALLARWRDKNTGGMVSQCESYAESISEAILNVFECWVNPELFDSQFEFAVRSWALQSDEVKAEIALADEARMNALAAMFRRFGYDGEGADVRARTIYLTQIGYISMKTNEDIVIRFRRIPQYVSVFTGKVPKRRELDRFYGKFGYAEKEPGVFVPLVETFEESTADGE, from the coding sequence ATGTCACAGACAGGAAGGGCGAAAACCAAAGCGCAGGATGCAGGCTGGCGAGGCTCCGTCGATGGTTGGCTGGACGCAGCCTACGATGCCCTTAAAGAGTCGGGTGTGGATGCTGTGCGGGTAATGCCGCTGGCCAAACGCTTGAATTTGTCTCGCACCAGCTTCTATTGGTTCTATGAAGATCGGGAACAGCTGCTCGCGGCGCTCCTCGCTCGATGGCGGGACAAGAACACTGGCGGTATGGTCAGCCAATGTGAGAGTTATGCGGAAAGTATTTCCGAAGCGATTCTCAACGTCTTCGAGTGCTGGGTGAACCCCGAGCTGTTCGATTCACAGTTCGAATTTGCAGTGCGCAGTTGGGCGCTGCAATCGGACGAAGTCAAAGCTGAAATCGCTCTGGCCGATGAGGCACGAATGAATGCCCTGGCCGCGATGTTCCGACGGTTTGGCTACGACGGCGAGGGGGCCGATGTTCGGGCCAGGACGATCTACCTCACGCAGATCGGCTACATCTCCATGAAAACCAATGAAGATATCGTCATTCGATTTCGACGGATTCCTCAGTACGTGAGCGTGTTTACCGGCAAAGTTCCGAAGCGGCGCGAGCTGGACCGCTTTTATGGAAAGTTTGGCTACGCAGAAAAAGAGCCCGGCGTTTTCGTCCCCTTGGTCGAAACATTCGAGGAGTCCACTGCCGATGGCGAATAG
- a CDS encoding SDR family NAD(P)-dependent oxidoreductase, protein MKFNNKVVIITGAAGGVGQALALLFAREGAKLVLSDLDEAGCKSISAKVRELGAEVHYVAGDLRRKEYCEAIVQTAVDVFSGIDIVLNNAGIIPRGTIEETTDDMWFDAMGVNLNAVFFICRAAIPHMKNRPGAAIVNTSSVWGIYPGPAHVAYCTSKGAVAALTENLGRDCAPLGIRVNAVCPHEINTPMIRSGFERRGLDPDKAVQELNKSVPLGRIAEPEDIADVIAFLASDEARYIAGETVEVTGAKPVSG, encoded by the coding sequence ATGAAGTTTAATAATAAAGTGGTGATCATCACCGGCGCTGCCGGGGGCGTCGGACAGGCGTTAGCATTACTGTTCGCCCGAGAAGGCGCAAAGCTTGTTTTGTCTGATCTTGATGAAGCTGGTTGCAAATCAATTTCCGCCAAAGTTCGTGAACTTGGCGCCGAAGTGCACTACGTGGCAGGCGATTTACGCCGAAAAGAATATTGCGAAGCGATTGTCCAGACTGCCGTCGATGTTTTTTCGGGAATCGACATCGTATTGAACAATGCGGGCATCATTCCCCGCGGCACGATTGAGGAAACCACTGACGACATGTGGTTTGACGCCATGGGCGTAAACCTGAATGCGGTGTTCTTCATCTGCCGTGCCGCGATACCGCACATGAAAAATCGCCCGGGCGCCGCCATCGTCAACACATCATCTGTGTGGGGTATCTATCCCGGCCCCGCCCACGTGGCGTATTGCACAAGCAAAGGGGCCGTCGCGGCGTTAACCGAGAATCTGGGCCGCGATTGCGCCCCTTTGGGCATCCGTGTCAACGCCGTGTGCCCGCACGAAATCAATACCCCGATGATACGCAGCGGCTTTGAGCGTCGAGGCCTGGATCCGGATAAAGCCGTGCAGGAACTGAACAAGAGCGTGCCATTGGGCCGTATCGCCGAGCCTGAAGACATTGCGGATGTCATCGCATTTCTGGCGTCCGACGAGGCCAGGTACATCGCCGGTGAAACGGTAGAAGTCACAGGCGCCAAGCCGGTATCCGGCTAA